A window of bacterium genomic DNA:
CGGCTCTTGTTGCACTGACTGGAAACTCAAGTTGCGCCACATACCACCAGACACTACCTCCGCCGCACACGTCTGGAAGATATCGTGCCAACGAATATCTTCCAGGCAGAAAAAATGCGAGCCACAGAAAGAGCGAGACTGTGCCTCGAATGAAAAAAAAGAGGGCTCCCACATGCAGACCAGAAACCACCAACAGATGCGAGATTCCCCATGTTTGAAATAGCTTTCGATCTGCTCGCGAAAAACCACTTACATCACCAAGCAACATTGCCTGCAAATACGCTCGACCCCGAGACGTTTCCATCACGTGATGAATTTGTTTCTGGAGCAACATACGGCTATCAGCTCGAGAAGCCGTATCACGCATTGATAGGTCCTTAGATAAGAAATAGATTCGACAATTGCCATCAATGCCACGTCTTAACGAGTACCTCGCCCATCGACCTCGGGCTGGGGGATGAGGACTAACCCTGGCATATACAACATACTGACCTCCACGCTCTATAAAGACGGCGTTTCGCCAGGGAAGGTCACGCACCGAGCATTTGAGACGCATTGCTTGGGATCCACCTCCCGATACTGGCCTGAGATATGAAAGAAACGTAACCTCTCCTGGTCGTCTTCCCGCATGAGGTGTTGAAGTAACATGAGCTTTAAACCAGGACGTCTCACTATGCACATCAACCCGACCGCCTTCTCTGAGCTTTCCTTGGATACTCCCGACACAGATAGCGAGAATAGCAATACAAACTCCCGCTCTACGCCTTGCGAAGACCAATACACCCCCAAGCAGGGAAAATAGAGGGAATATCTCTACGTGTTGAGCGAGGCTCTGTCCAAAGACCAGTAGCGAGGTATAGGTAACGAGTTGCAACATTGGCTCAAAGAGATGGGGCTGAAAAGCTTTCAAGGACGAGCGTTATATCGTCCGTATATCATTCGAATCTCTGCCATAGAATGTTGCTCGAGTAGATGGCAGAGCTCACATATCTCAGAACACCTCAGGTATACTGACCAGCACAAAAGCCAGAGGCCCACGCCCACTGGAAGTTATATCCTCCCAGCCATCCAGTGACGTCTAATACTTCTCCGATGAAAAATAATCCCTCAACATTCACTGCTTGAAAGGTCTTTGAAGAAATATCACGAGTATCAACTCCACCGACGGTAACTTCAGCCATGCGATATCCTTCAGTTCCACCCGGTATAAATTTCCACATGAAACACGCCTGCCGCAAATACTCTCGCTCGCTCAACTGGAGCGAAGAGAAAGGACGCATTTGAAATCTCGTATCAAGAAACTTCTTCAAGAACCGTTTGGG
This region includes:
- a CDS encoding ComEC/Rec2 family competence protein, which gives rise to MKAFQPHLFEPMLQLVTYTSLLVFGQSLAQHVEIFPLFSLLGGVLVFARRRAGVCIAILAICVGSIQGKLREGGRVDVHSETSWFKAHVTSTPHAGRRPGEVTFLSYLRPVSGGGSQAMRLKCSVRDLPWRNAVFIERGGQYVVYARVSPHPPARGRWARYSLRRGIDGNCRIYFLSKDLSMRDTASRADSRMLLQKQIHHVMETSRGRAYLQAMLLGDVSGFSRADRKLFQTWGISHLLVVSGLHVGALFFFIRGTVSLFLWLAFFLPGRYSLARYLPDVCGGGSVWWYVAQLEFPVSATRAAIAVTFYLLFPLCGLNVRGVVKILLAFVSIVSLWPGVWEEVGFQLTFAALFSLVFASSIRKRFELPWYQAALTTTLLPTLSTSLVLCCTIGGGSWLSPFGNILLAPFIVFIGFYGGLVSLFISYGFDGLGGLGGWIVDGLLSEFHRTLVFVTPHIEQGVGFVVLWVLALLGIFLMFWRGVLFRRSFIVSGE